A stretch of Fusarium fujikuroi IMI 58289 draft genome, chromosome FFUJ_chr10 DNA encodes these proteins:
- a CDS encoding probable pectin lyase precursor — protein sequence MKSLSLLSVAVAALVSNVSAAGVTGTPEGFASEVTGGGSAEGAYPKSTDELVSMLGDSTTRVILLDQEFDFTGSGCQTAINKDDWCNNYQPDAPKVDVSYDKAGLNPIIVNSDKSIVGVGANGVIKGKGLYIKGTKNIIIQNIHITELNPQYVWGGDAITLDGADLVWIDHVTTSNIGRQHIVLGTNADNRVSITNNHINGESQWSATCDGHQYWSMYFTGSSDMITMKNNYITKTSGRAPKVAGNTVLHAVNNYWSDNSGHAFETSDQAKILAEGNLFQDVKAAIEEGSTGAIFASPDASANAACSSGVGHVCEVNQYDNSGSLSGTDSSFFSSFGGKGAEAKPVSSVTGLAASAGFGTI from the exons ATGaagtctctctctcttctctccgtGGCCGTCGCCGCGCTGGTCTCCAACGTTTCCGCCGCGGGCGTTACCGGCACCCCCGAGGGATTCGCCTCCGAAGTCACGGGCGGCGGTAGTGCCGAGGGCGCGTACCCCAAGTCAACCGATGAGCTGGTCTCTATGCTTGGCGACTCTACCACGCGCGTCATCCTGCTCGACCAGGAGTTCGATTTCACCG GCTCGGGCTGCCAGACGGCTATCAACAAGGATGATTGGTGTAACAACTATCAGCCTGATGCCCCCAAGGTCGATGTTAGCTACGATAAGGCGGGCTTGAACCCGATTATCGTCAATTCGGATAAGTCgattgttggtgttggtgcgAATGGTGttatcaagggcaagggtctTTACATCAAGGGAACCAAGAACATTATTATCCAGAACATCCATATTACTGAGCTGAACCCTCAGTATGTTTGGGGCGGAGACGCTATTACCCTTGATGGAGCTGATCTTGTTTGGATCGATCACGTCACGACCTCCAACATCGGCCGACAGCACATCGTCCTTGGCACCAACGCTGATAACCGAgtctccatcaccaacaaccacATCAACGGCGAGAGCCAGTGGTCTGCTACTTGTGACGGACACCAGTACTGGTCCATGTACTTCACCGGTTCCAGCGAC ATGATCACCATGAAGAACAACTACATCACCAAGACCTCCGGCCGCGCCCCCAAGGTCGCCGGAAACACCGTCCTCCACGCCGTCAACAACTACTGGTCTGACAACTCCGGCCACGCCTTCGAGACCAGCGATCAAGCCAAGATTCTCGCCGAGGGCAACCTCTTCCAGGACGTCAAGGCCGCTATCGAGGAGGGATCTACCGGCGCCATCTTTGCCAGCCCTGATGCTTCCGCCAACGCTGCTTGCTCCAGCGGTGTTGGCCACGTCTGCGAGGTTAACCAGTATGATAACTCTGGTTCTCTGTCTGGTACCGATTctagcttcttcagctctttCGGCGGAAAGGGTGCTGAGGCTAAGCCTGTGTCTTCCGTCACTGGTCTTGCTGCCAGTGCTGGTTTCGGAACCATCTAA
- a CDS encoding related to HNM1-Choline permease: protein MTEHTHNSQGEGHLRPRLSKITMVAMTFAILNTWICLAGSLSIVLPSGGSVAFLYGFIFCVLCNFALAASLGELAAIWPTAGGQYHFQWALTSEKWRKVMSFAVGYINIFGWLTLVTTEGFFAAQFISAACVVASNGNYVVAAWKTYLIFMAVLTFGTLSMTFGNRILGAWNNLALYWSILSVFVASVVLLSTSDKTDPEFVFATFANETGWNDGIAWILGLLQSALSLIGYDAVLHMTEEMPTPSRDAPLAMVYAVGVGGTTGTIFILVMLFCLTDLSGIVATSTGMPIVELILQATGSRAGTTFLTLMLAICFIHGTNGSITSASRLLYAMARDKGTLYHEYFSHIHPRWEVPIRTIVLTWVFNAIFGLLYLGPTVAFNAFISSCTILLNMSYAIPVATLLIRGRDTLTRFQSADTPWRFGKVRGLIINYIAVLYVFITSIFFCFPPVLPVDASLMNYVSAVIGIFAIFLTGYWVLYGKKTFQGPDLDVILGERPDIAEATDELAMEEKKVESPRE from the exons ATGACTGAACATACACATAATTCCCAGGGCGAAGGCCATCTTCGGCCTCGCCTATCAAAGATCACCATGGTAGCCATGACctttgccattctcaa CACTTGGATCTGTCTAGCAGGAAGTCTATCTATCGTTCTTCCTTCTGGTGGATCTGTTGCATTCTTGTATGGCTTTATCTTCTGTGTCCTCTGTAATTTCGCGCTGGCGGCTAGTTTGGGTGAGTTGGCGGCGATTTGGCCGACTGCTGGTGGGCAGTATCATTTCCAGTGGGCATTGACTTCTGAGAAGTGGAGGAAGGTCATG AGTTTTGCGGTTGGTTACATCAATATTTTTGGATGGCTGACCCTCGTGACGACTGAGGGTTTCTTCGCAG CACAATTCATCTCGGCAGCATGCGTCGTAGCATCCAACGGAAACTACGTTGTAGCAGCGTGGAAGACGTACCTTATCTTCATGGCCGTCCTCACATTCGGCACTCTCTCCATGACCTTCGGCAACCGAATCCTGGGTGCCTGGAACAATCTCGCCC TGTACTGGTCCATTCTTAGTGTTTTTGTCGCCAGCGTCGTCCTTCTCTCGACATCCGACAAAACCGACCCCGAATTCGTCTTTGCGACATTTGCGAACGAAACAGGCTGGAATGACGGAATCGCGTGGATCTTGGGTCTTTTGCAGTCAGCGCTGTCACTTATCGGATACGATGCTGTGCTGCACATGACGGAGGAGATGCCGACGCCATCGAGGGATGCGCCTTTGGCGATGGTATACGCTGTTGGCGTGGGGGGAACTAC CGGTACAATCTTCATCCTTGTTATGCTCTTCTGCCTCACCGACCTCTCCGGAATCGTCGCAACATCGACCGGCATGCCCATCGTCGAACTCATCCTCCAAGCAACCGGCAGCCGTGCCGGCACCACGTTCCTCACGCTCATGCTAGCAATCTGCTTCATCCATGGGACCAACGGCTCGATTACCAGCGCCTCCCGACTCCTATACGCGATGGCTCGTGATAAAGGTACTCTGTATCACGAGTACTTTAGCCACATCCATCCCAGGTGGGAAGTGCCTATTAGAACTATTGTTCTTACCTGGGTGTTTAATGCGATCTTTGGATTGTTGTATCTCGGTCCGACTGTTGCGTTCAATGCGTTCATTTCGAGCTGTACGATCTTGTTGAACATGTCCTATGCCATTCCGGTTGCGACACTTTTAATTCGAGGGAGAGATACTTTGACGAGGTTTCAGAGTGCAGATACGCCTTGGAGGTTTGGCAAGGTTCGAGGCCTGATCATCAATTACATTGCTGTTCTTTAcgtcttcatcacatcaatc TTCTTCTGTTTCCCGCCCGTTCTACCAGTCGACGCCAGCTTGATGA ATTATGTCTCGGCTGTCATTGGCATCTTTGCCATTTTCCTGACAGGATACTGGGTCTTGTATGGGAAGAAGACATTCCAGGGCCCG GATCTCGATGTAATTCTTGGAGAAAGACCGGACATTGCCGAAGCCACAGATGAGTTggcgatggaagagaagaaggttgagagccCAAGGGAGTGA
- a CDS encoding polyketide synthase produces the protein MDIPSWSVENANASIIDSVEAPHGDNSTNEQHLHNMENSVRDALEAPQIAICGIALRLPGGISNCEEYWDLLYHGLDARRPIPSSRFNIDGFNDSLGGKDSIKTKHGYFIEGDLSCLDTSFFSLTKNELERVDPQQRLLLEITHECLEDAGEINYRGKQVGCYIGTFGDDWLIMNIKEPLQGGLYATTGGADLMMANRISYEYDFQGPSMVIKTGCSSSAVALNEACRALQRRDASSAIVGGANMIMTPALTATMSSGEVLAPDASCKTFDAAADGYARAEAITAIYIKPLPDAIRDGNPIRAIVKGTAVNCDGKCVSLVTPNGAAHEALMRKAYCDIGLDPKDTACVECHGTGTPTGDPIEATAVGKVFGGEKQVLITSVKPNLGHSEGSAGLSSVIKCVLALEHQMIPPNIKLVNPNPNIPFSKYNLSVPLKPTPFPSNRLKRVSINSFGIGGSNAHVILESYTSEHDRRSTIVDQKGSQSPSLLLLSANTESSLQRQIRNYQEWTARNPNCISNLGFTLAAHRKHLPHRAFIVSQRERPSEVSSLSKIPSGSLSLVFVFSGQGAQWPHMTKELIESDTNFRSDLSAMNSVLQRLEFPPSWNLIDELLEPAENSRINRAELSQPLCTAIQLALVNKFSRLGLTPSAIVGHSSGEIAGAYAAGHISMEEAIVIAYYRGYVTTKQTLRGAMAAVGMGVQGISKYLTDGVVVACENSPESSTISGDADRVAQVVAAIKHADPDMFARLLKVDMAYHSQHMSPLSVKYQSFLESELSKHAVPNSSTKIDMFSTVTTELEDTCLRNPSYWTQNLTSPVKFSSAVSNLLATKQACLFLEIGPHSALAGPLRQICSSSSQPYHYVSSQSRDKDSSAVFLSALGKLYQHGIALNFESLFPNSKAISGLPTYPWDHSAAYWSESRISKAWRSREYPQHCLLGSRNFEGSDLEPQWRNILSLEDVPWLMDHKLKQDVVFPFAGYIAIAGEAIRQVTRSPLGAGYHLRHVISYRALLLSDSVEVSTSLRIHNLNDLDDSVWYNFAISSYDGSGWTKHCTGQVSILEKARTTNWVSEVLPRQVDCARIYRQLAQVGFIYGPEFRGLLDATVFPSRDLVHGRISNKTPQSHSPFTLHPATIDAGLQLLLVSQAMGLARNISELVVPTSIEEVEVSTGSDLMDAKAWRLHGTDLCVELDAGGKVALHASGVQLRALGEDTSFDALNIHATSRLNWLPHFNFVDASKLFVPPAINREECHLQEELTLLCIIETVEKIKSLEPCQPFFTKFRDWLKRQLDIAASGDYKLVSQSRQLLDIPHELRLSRIEDITRKLVGMPQKALTIGLRRLFDNMENLFTGKAVAIETLLKDNVLADLYNVMTFDYSRFLRILSHTRPTLKILEVGAGTGGTTETILRGLAQVRGLPAYAVYNFTDISAGFFPAAKDRFSGAPNMEFNVLDVSQNPLEQGFQAGTYDLIVAANVLHATPSLHETLRNIRQLLKSDGMLVMTEVCSLSRLTNYVFGNFSGWWLGDDDGRPDQPYVPVSRWDQELKKAGYSGVDVAVYDDEEPYRHCAVIVACKEPPVVSRPSYVTLLARHPYSYPATQVSSALETRGWNVTVQRIEDQVPQNQNIISCLDLETAFFEDISQEMFIKFQECAQSLGSSSVLWLMSPSQVGCSNPRSAQTLGVARTLRSELGLNFYTLEIGLNEGRFGILITSVFEKVIRERDSEALEPDKEYIVHDGTVCVGRYQPVYIAEEALDKVQSGEVMKTLRVDKPGSLETMNWIASAIPTKITEDEIEIKVHSAGVNFHDVVSAMGLIPSENPHVFPGIEVSGVVKRLGSTVTGFSIGDRVMSICYRGGFSTHFTAKHHYMHKIPDEMSFEEAASIQCCFSTVIYALLDVGKMRKGTSVLIHSACGGIGLAALQVVQMMEGEIYATVGNKEKREYLVKEYGIPRKHIFHSRDASFLEGVMQQTAGKGVDLVLNSLSGELLNTSWKCVAKSGTLLELGKRDLVSCGQLDMGGFLENRSYCGIDLHYLIGEQPILVKDVMDRTLEFFRQGKLRPLRPITPFPASDAKKAFRYLQDGQHIGKVVLEMPIDASDPEAKVATQTIQFDPLASYFLVGGLGGLGRALAVWSGMTDDDGKFFVELEALGCNAIVVKGSVNNLKDVEEAISKAPYPVKGVFHLAMIQMDCPLLHMKWEDWKEAIEPKVNGTWNLHRALHGQPLDYFWLASSAVTFADQPGQGNYKSGCIFTESFCQYRHSLGLPASVLSICGIEDVGYLAENPSALRSIKLQGLHTVREKEFLECLEASLSNSAPSSHSSAGGSFENLASSEWSPWKNNGHILMGMRSHLHLDDPKNPTNWRRDRRMGAYHNFSTGDQSDTRGERSQLKTFLQSISEGDIGILAKKESIDFLSIEIGAKANDFLLRPDVPIDPNLNLSEIGLDSLTAIELRRWFSQVFGLQVSVLEMLGAPSLREVGKIVATRLGEKLKRRDM, from the exons ATGGATATTCCTTCTTGGAGTGTTGAGAACGCCAACGCAAGTATCATCGACAGTGTTGAAGCACCTCATGGCGACAATTCCACCAACGAGCAGCATCTCCACAATATGGAAAACTCAGTACGTGATGCTCTAGAAGCCCCCCAGATTGCAATTTGTGGAATTGCTTTGCGTCTTCCAGGAGGAATAAGCAACTGCGAAGAATACTGGGATCTCTTGTACCATGGCCTCGATGCAAGACGCCCCATTCCCAGCAGCCGCTTCAACATCGATGGGTTCAACGACAGCCTTGGAGGCAAAGATTctatcaagaccaagcatGGTTACTTCATCGAAGGCGATCTATCATGCCTCGACACGTCTTTCTTCTCATTGACGAAGAATGAACTTGAGAGGGTTGATCCACAGCAGCGACTGTTGCTAGAAATAACACATGAATGCCTTGAGGATGCAGGAGAAATTAACTACCGTGGAAAGCAAGTCGGTTGCTACATTGGTACCTTCGGGGATGATTGGTTGATCATGAACATCAAGGAGCCCCTCCAAGGAGGATTGTACGCCACAACTGGCGGTGCAGATCTCATGATGGCCAATCGCATTTCGTACGAATATGACTTTCAGGGACCAAG CATGGTCATAAAAACGGGATGCTCCAGCTCAGCAGTAGCGCTCAACGAAGCTTGTCGCGCCCTTCAAAGAAGGGATGCCTCAAGCGCCATCGTCGGAGGCGCCAACATGATCAtgacaccagccttgacagcaacAATGTCATCTGGTGAAGTGCTGGCCCCAGATGCGTCCTGCAAGACCTTTGACGCCGCTGCCGATGGCTATGCTCGTGCAGAAGCCATAACAGCTATTTACATCAAGCCTTTGCCTGATGCTATCCGCGATGGCAATCCGATAAGAGCTATTGTGAAAGGCACGGCTGTGAACTGCGATGGAAAATGTGTTAGTCTTGTCACCCCGAATGGAGCTGCTCACGAAGCTCTGATGAGAAAGGCATACTGTGATATTGGGCTGGATCCAAAGGATACTGCATGCGTCGAG TGCCATGGTACTGGGACACCAACGGGGGACCCTATCGAGGCTACAGCAGTAGGAAAAGTCTTTGGGGGAGAGAAGCAAGTTCTCATCACTTCAGTCAAGCCTAACCTCGGGCATTCAGAGGGTTCTGCCGGGCTGTCATCGGTCATCAAGTGTGTTCTCGCTCTGGAGCATCAGATGATTCCGCCCAACATCAAACTTGTGAATCCCAACCCAAATA TCCCCTTCTCCAAGTACAACCTCAGTGTTCCACTCAAACCAACACCCTTTCCGTCAAATCGCCTGAAGAGAGTCAGCATCAACTCTTTTGGGATCGGGGGAAGCAATGCTCAT GTCATCCTTGAGTCATATACTTCGGAACATGATAGGCGTTCAACCATTGTCGACCAAAAAGGctctcaatctccttctttgcttctATTGTCAGCCAACACGGAATCCTCCCTCCAGAGACAGATCCGTAACTATCAAGAATGGACAGCTAGAAATCCCAATTGCATCTCCAATCTCGGTTTTACTCTTGCAGCACATCGTAAGCATCTACCCCATAGAGCATTCATTGTGTCCCAGCGCGAAAGGCCAAGCGAGGTCTCGAGTCTGTCCAAAATCCCTTCTGGTTCTCTATCGCTAGTATTCGTCTTCAGTGGACAGGGCGCACAATGGCCCCATATGACGAAAGAACTCATCGAAAGCGATACAAATTTTCGCAGTGACTTGAGTGCCATGAATTCTGTCCTCCAGAGACTCGAGTTTCCGCCAAGCTGGAATCTCATAG ATGAGCTCCTAGAGCCTGCGGAAAACTCACGCATAAATCGAGCTGAACTGTCACAACCTCTCTGCACAGCCATCCAGTTGGCCCTAGTCAACAAGTTCTCTCGCCTGGGACTCACCCCGTCTGCTATTGTCGGCCATTCCAGTGGAGAAATAGCCGGTGCTTATGCAGCTGGCCACATCTCCATGGAAGAAGCCATTGTTATTGCATACTATCGTGGTTATGTGACAACGAAGCAGACTCTTCGCGGGGCCATGGCGGCCGTCGGGATGGGGGTGCAAGGCATTTCCAAGTATCTAACTGATGGCGTTGTTGTGGCTTGTGAAAACAGCCCGGAAAGCAGTACTATTTCTGGAGATGCAGATCGAGTCGCTCAAGTCGTTGCAGCGATTAAACATGCTGATCCTGACATGTTTGCTCGGCTACTCAAGGTCGATATGGCTTATCACTCAC AACATATGTCGCCATTAAGTGTCAAGTACCAAAGTTTTCTTGAGTCTGAACTCTCGAAGCACGCCGTCCCTAACTCCTCCACCAAAATCGATATGTTCTCCACTGTCACCACGGAGTTGGAAGATACATGTCTTCGCAATCCGTCGTATTGGACCCAGAATCTTACGTCACCGGTCAAATTCTCATCAGCTGTGTCAAACTTGCTTGCAACCAAGCAAGCCTGCCTTTTCCTGGAAATTGGACCGCACTCTGCCTTGGCCGGACCTTTGAGGCAAATCTGTTCATCCTCCTCACAACCCTATCACTACGTCTCTTCCCAATCTCGAGATAAAGATTCCTCAGCCGTCTTTCTTAGTGCATTGGGCAAACTCTACCAGCATGGCATCGCTCTGAACTTCGAATCGCTGTTCCCCAACTCAAAAGCCATATCAGGCTTACCAACCTATCCTTGGGACCACAGCGCAGCATACTGGTCTGAGAGTCGCATATCAAAGGCCTGGCGGTCTAGAGAGTACCCTCAGCACTGCCTTCTGGGGTCCCGTAACTTTGAGGGATCGGATCTAGAACCCCAATGGCGAAACATCCTCAGTCTTGAGGATGTGCCTTGGCTTATGGATCATAAGTTGAAACAAGACGTGGTTTTTCCATTCGCCGGGTACATTGCTATCGCTGGTGAAGCAATAAGACAGGTTACTCGGTCTCCTCTTGGTGCAGGCTATCACCTGAGACATGTCATTTCTTatcgagctcttcttctttctgacTCGGTTGAAGTCTCAACTAGCTTGCGCATTCACAATCTCAACGATCTTGACGACTCTGTATGGTATAACTTTGCCATATCGTCATATGACGGTTCAGGCTGGACCAAGCACTGCACAGGACAAGTAAGCATTCTTGAGAAAGCCAGGACCACGAACTGGGTCTCTGAGGTGCTCCCTCGACAGGTTGATTGTGCACGTATATATAGACAGCTTGCACAGGTTGGATTCATCTACGGCCCAGAGTTCCGTGGCCTGCTGGACGCGACTGTATTTCCTTCGAGAGACCTTGTCCACGGTCGCATATCCAATAAGACCCCGCAGAGCCATTCCCCGTTTACTCTACATCCAGCAACGATAGACGCAGGTCTTCAGCTACTTCTTGTCTCTCAAGCGATGGGTCTGGCTAGAAACATTTCCGAACTGGTCGTACCTACATCTattgaagaagtcgaggttAGCACAGGTTCAGATTTGATGGATGCGAAAGCATGGAGGTTACATGGAACAGATTTGTGCGTCGAGCTCGATGCTGGAGGCAAAGTCGCCCTGCATGCCTCTGGTGTACAATTGAGAGCATTGGGAGAAGACACGTCGTTTGACGCACTCAACATTCACGCTACTTCGAGACTCAACTGGCTTCCGCACTTTAACTTTGTGGACGCCTCGAAACTCTTTGTTCCACCGGCCATCAATAGAGAGGAGTGTCATCTACAGGAAGAGCTGACCCTTCTTTGCATTATTGAAACTGTAGAAAAGATCAAAAGTCTCGAGCCATGCCAGCCTTTCTTCACTAAGTTTCGAGACTGGCTCAAGAGACAACTTGATATTGCTGCGTCGGGAGATTACAAGCTTGTCAGTCAATCTCGacagcttctcgatatccCTCACGAGCTCAGGCTCTCGAGAATCGAAGATATCACTCGCAAGCTTGTGGGAATGCCGCAAAAAGCGCTGACCATCGGACTTCGACGTCTCTTCGACAATATGGAGAACTTGTTCACTGGCAAGGCAGTAGCTATCGAGACGTTGCTCAAAGACAACGTGTTGGCCGATCTATATAATGTCATGACTTTCGATTACTCCAGATTTCTGCGCATTCTTTCACACACTCGCCCTACTCTCAAAATTCTCGAGGTCGGAGCTGGGACAGGAGGCACTACCGAGACTATTCTCCGAGGCCTAGCGCAGGTACGAGGGCTTCCGGCCTATGCTGTCTATAACTTCACAGACATTTCCGCTGGTTTCTTCCCCGCAGCCAAGGATCGTTTCTCCGGGGCCCCAAACATGGAGTTCAACGTGTTGGACGTTTCCCAGAATCCATTAGAACAGGGGTTTCAAGCTGGAACCTATGATCTCATTGTCGCAGCCAACGTGTTGCATGCTACGCCTTCACTTCACGAGACATTGAGGAATATTCGACAACTACTCAAGTCGGATGGAATGCTAGTCATGACAGAAGTTTGCAGCCTATCGAGGTTGACTAACTATGTGTTTGGAAACTTTTCTGGCTGGTGGctgggagatgatgatggtcgaCCAGATCAGCCTTACGTACCTGTATCGCGATGGGACcaagagttgaagaaggctggcTACAGCGGAGTAGATGTGGCTGTctatgacgatgaagagccaTATCGGCATTGTGCTGTCATAGTGGCTTGCAAAGAACCTCCTGTGGTCAGTCGCCCTTCTTATGTTACTCTACTAGCCCGCCATCCATATAGTTATCCAGCTACCCAAGTATCATCTGCACTGGAAACTAGAGGCTGGAACGTCACTGTGCAAAGAATCGAAGATCAAGTGCCTCAAAATCAGAACATCATCTCTTGCCTTGATTTGGAAACCGCCTTCTTTGAAGACATTTCTCAAGAAATGTTCATCAAGTTCCAAGAATGCGCACAGAGTCTTGGATCTTCCAGTGTTCTGTGGCTCATGTCTCCAAGCCAGGTCGGTTGTTCAAATCCAAGATCGGCTCAAACATTGGGTGTTGCTCGGACTCTTCGATCCGAACTGGGGCTGAACTTTTACACGCTCGAGATCGGCCTCAATGAAGGTCGTTTTGGCATTCTGATTACCAGCGTCTTCGAGAAGGTTATTAGAGAGCGTGACAGCGAGGCTCTTGAGCCAGACAAGGAATACATTGTACATGATGGTACAGTCTGTGTTGGCCGTTACCAGCCAGTTTATATTGCCGAGGAGGCATTGGACAAGGTCCAGAGCGGCGAGGTAATGAAGACTCTGCGAGTTGACAAACCGGGATCCCTCGAGACAATGAACTGGATAGCTTCTGCGATTCCAACCAAGATCACGGAGGACGAGATTGAGATAAAGGTTCATTCCGCTGGTGTCAACTTCCATGACGTTGTCTCAGCCATGGGTCTGATTCCGTCTGAGAATCCACATGTATTCCCAGGCATCGAAGTATCTGGTGTAGTCAAACGTCTCGGGAGCACAGTTACTGGTTTTTCAATCGGAGATCGCGTCATGAGTATATGTTACAGAGGTGGCTTCTCTACGCACTTCACGGCTAAGCATCACTACATGCACAAGATTCCAGATGAAATGAGCTTTGAAGAAGCCGCCAGCATTCAGTGTTGCTTCTCTACAGTCATATATGCACTTCTTGACGTGGGAAAGATGCGCAAAGGAACCAGCGTGTTGATTCATTCTGCCTGCGGCGGTATTGGTCTTGCAGCGCTTCAGGTCGtgcagatgatggagggggAGATTTACGCCACAGTTGgaaacaaggagaagagggaaTATTTGGTCAAGGAGTACGGAATCCCGCGAAAACACATCTTCCATTCTCGTGATGCTTCATTCTTGGAGGGTGTAATGCAACAAACGGCCGGGAAAGGCGTCGACCTAGTTTTAAACTCTCTCAGTGGTGAACTCCTCAATACTTCTTGGAAGTGCGTTGCCAAATCGGGAaccctccttgagcttggtaaGCGTGATCTCGTTTCATGCGGCCAACTTGACATGGGTGGCTTCTTGGAAAACAGGTCGTACTGTGGTATCGACTTGCACTACCTGATAGGAGAGCAGCCTATCTTGGTGAAGGA CGTGATGGATAGAACTCTTGAGTTCTTCAGACAGGGAAAGCTGAGACCTCTTAGGCCCATCACCCCTTTTCCTGCAAGCGATGCTAAGAAGGCATTTCGCTACCTCCAAGACGGCCAGCATATAGGGAAGGTAGTCCTTGAAATGCCTATAGATGCATCGGATCCTGAGGCGAAAGTGGCGACACAGACCATACAGTTCGACCCTCTCGCATCTTACTTTCTTGTTGGGGGATTGGGTGGGCTCGGCAGAGCCTTGGCAGTCTG GAGTGGTATGACGGACGACGACGGCAAGTTCTTCGTTGAACTCGAAGCCCTGGGATGTAATGCCATTGTAGTCAAGGGAAGCGTCAATAATCTGAAGGACGTGGAAGAAGCTATCAGCAAGGCCCCATATCCCGTCAAAGGTGTCTTTCATCTCGCCATGATTCAAATG GACTGCCCCCTGCTGCACATGAAGTGGGAGGATTGGAAAGAGGCTATCGAGCCCAAAGTCAATGGAACTTGGAACCTCCATCGAGCACTCCATGGCCAGCCCCTGGATTACTTCTGGCTAGCAAGTTCCGCTGTCACATTTGCCGACCAGCCTGGCCAGGGCAACTACAAGTCCGGATGCATATTTACCGAGTCTTTCTGCCAGTACAGACACTCTCTTGGTCTCCCCGCATCGGTGCTCTCAATATGTGGCATCGAAGACGTCGGATACCTGGCAGAGAATCCATCCGCGCTTCGCAGCATTAAACTCCAGGGTCTACACACTGTGAGGGAGAAGGAGTTTCTTGAATGCCTAGAGGCTTCGCTGTCCAATTCGGCTCCAAGCAGTCATAGCTCGGCTGGTGGCAGCTTCGAGAATCTCGCGTCGAGTGAGTGGTCGCCATGGAAGAACAATGGGCACATTTTAATGGGCATGAGATCCCATCTCCACCTCGACGATCCGAAGAATCCTACCAATTGGCGCCGCGATCGCCGAATGGGCGCATACCACAACTTTTCTACTGGAGACCAATCCGATACACGAGGCGAGAGGAGTCAACTCAAGACTTTTCTACAGAGCATCAGCGAAGGAGACATTGGAATACTGGCAAAGAAAGAGTCGATTGACTTTCTATCTATCGAGATTGGCGCAAAGGCCAACGATTTCCTTCTTAGACCAGACGTACCTATTGATCCTAATCTCAACTTATCTGAGATTGGCCTGGATTCACTTACTGCGATTGAGTTGCGGCGATGGTTTAGTCAAGTATTTGGTCTGCAAGTCAGTGTGTTGGAGATGCTTGGGGCACCGTCGTTGAGAGAGGTTGGAAAGATTGTAGCAACCAGATTGGGGGAAAAGCTTAAGCGACGGGATATGTGA